The Sphingobium sp. JS3065 sequence CCCGCGCTGTCCTGATCGAACCCGGCACGGATGGCTCGCTTGGTGACAGCAACAAGGTGATTCAGGTGTCGCCGCTGCTTCGCGCGCTGCTCGAAGCGGCGTGCGACATTCCGCCGGAATATGATGAGGACGGGCGCGACGGCAAGGTGATGGCGCTGCTCCTGGCTGAACTGGCGGCGGCGCCCACCGTACCTCTGGCTGTTCCTTTTCCGAAGACAGGGCCGATCGCCGCCCGGTGCCATGCCTTTCTCGAACGCCCGACCCCGCATGACAGCATCGATCAGTGGTGCGATGATCTGGGCATGGGCCGCCGCGCCTTCACCCGTGCCTTTCGCCGGGAAACGGGCCTTAGCTTCGGAGCATGGCGGCAGCAGGCCTGTATTCTCATAGCGCTGCCGCGGCTTGCCGAGGGCCAGTCTGTTACCGCGATCGCTTTCGACCTTGGATATGACAGCGCCGCCGCCTTCTCGACGATGTTCAAACGGCGCGTCGGTGTATCACCAAGCCACTATCTTCCCGCGGGTGAAGGGGGAACAAATGCAAGTACGGGCCCCTAGACCAAAGCCCATATGCGCAGTCCTCGCCGCTGGGACATGGCCTGATCCAATGGAAGGCCGGGCGGGGGCCTGACCCTTTTCATGTTACCATGTCGGTTAGGATGGTCCGGTCGAAACGGCGGGCGCCAGCCTGTCGACAAGGATGGCGCTGGCCCGGTTGAGACCGATCACTTCCACTCCAATGCCATGACGGCGCATTTTCATGACGATCTCTTCCAATGCGCCAACGGCCGTGATGTCCCATAAGTGACTGGC is a genomic window containing:
- a CDS encoding AraC family transcriptional regulator, which encodes MPWNDPAFVEHIDRPIVGIGNEYPPAFELDWHQHRRGQLLYAARGVVVVSTPYGAWVAPPERAVWTPGGCPHAIRMVGAVSTRAVLIEPGTDGSLGDSNKVIQVSPLLRALLEAACDIPPEYDEDGRDGKVMALLLAELAAAPTVPLAVPFPKTGPIAARCHAFLERPTPHDSIDQWCDDLGMGRRAFTRAFRRETGLSFGAWRQQACILIALPRLAEGQSVTAIAFDLGYDSAAAFSTMFKRRVGVSPSHYLPAGEGGTNASTGP